CGTAGATAATTCCAGTAATTCTCTAAAACGACTTTGACGTAGGTGTTGGTCTCTGGGAACGGAATCGCTTCGATAAACTCATCTGCGCTGGTGTTAGGGCGCTCTCGTAGCCATTTGGCGACATTGCCGGGGCCAGCGTTGTAACTTGCGATCGCAAGCATCGAATTTTGGTCATAGAGCTGATGGGTATAGTCAAAATAGGCCGTTCCCAGGTTGATATTGTCATCAACATCGGTGATTTCATAGTTCTGCAGCCCAATCTGCTGAGCAGTCTGCTCTGCCGTTGAAGGCAGCACCTGCATCAGCCCCATCGCTCCCGCCACCGACCGGATCTCTGGCTGAAAGCGAGATTCTTGGCGAATGAGTCCCAAAACCATGAGCGAATTAAGGTTGCGTTGTTTCGCCCACTTAGAGACTTCAGGGAAGTAAGCCAGGGGATAGAGCGCCTGCCAAAACCTCGAATCCTGCCGCCATTGTTGATAGAGATCGTTCTGCTCCGGTTCTTCCTGCGCCCGATAGTACAGATTGAGGATCATAAACATGCCCCTCAGATAGTCCCCCGCTTCCACCCGCAGGATCCCGTCAGTGAGCTGTGCTTCAAAAGAACGCTGATCGCGATCTTTAAATTCCCACTGCCAGCGTTCGTAGGCCGTCTGCGATTGGCCCAGCTGATATAGCTCCTGCAGAGCTGGGGAACCATTCGGGAGCGGGAGTTTAGAGGGCGGTCGATTGACCCTCGGCTGCACAGACCGAACCGTGCTGAAATCTCCCACCTTCCAGCCTGCTAGCGATGCGGTACGCCACGTGTAATAGGATTCAGGATGATTTTTCCAAAGGGACTGTGACGCCTCTTTCATAGCATCGGGCTGCTGCAGCCGTTCGCCCCATTTCCCCGCCCAGAAGGTTGCCGGGGCCGCAAGTTCGCTTTCAGAATTCTCCTTTTGCACCTGCAGTGCCCAGTTACGAGCGGCCTTGAGATTCTTCGCCTCAGCCAGTTTTTGAGCCGCGTCCCACCGGAATTCTGCGGCGGCTTCGGTCTGACCATAATCTTTGAGTAACTGCTCCTGGACCTTCGCAGCCTTAGGACTCTGCTGCTCTTTCAACACTCGATGTTTGGCGAGCAAGATTTGGCCAACTCGGTGCGTCTCTTTATTCGCGGTTGCCAGCTTCAAGGCTTGATCAAGCTGAGGCAGACCCGCAAATCCCCTCAACTCCCCTAGCTTGAGCAGGGCTGTTGCGGTTTCTTCGGCATCAGGGTAGTCAGCGATCATCTGTTTATAAGATGCGATCGCACCTTCTTTTCCCCCCGACAACTGCAGGCTTCGCGCCGCTCGAAAAGCCGTTAGAGAATTTTGGGGCGACTGCTCGTAAGCTAAGGCTGCCTGCTTATAGACCTGTCGATCCCAGTAGCCAAAGGCAACCGCCTGCCAATCTTCTGGCTGGAGCTGGTCCTCAAACTCTGTGATCAGTCGCTGTAGATAGCGACCATAGTCAGGGTGCCAGTGACCATATTTTACGATCAGTACCCGCATCTTCACATCTGCAGGGTTAGCCTTGAGCCGCTCCACTGCAGTATCAATAGCCCGAGGATGACTGGGGAATTGCTCAATGATCTGATCTAAAAATTGTGGATCTTGCTGCCCTAAGGCAA
The genomic region above belongs to Acaryochloris thomasi RCC1774 and contains:
- a CDS encoding transglycosylase SLT domain-containing protein: MSKRLTLSLVLGTSLLLGCGTQDTAKSPSQISETSQIVSDAISPLTSLPSEIRADQLKQLARGGSKKEKRQAKYLLATDLIEQQQGEAALEYLDGLDKKYSVLRGEVRVLQAKAHTLANETEKAQEIWEKILDKQPEEPAAAEALFALGQQDPQFLDQIIEQFPSHPRAIDTAVERLKANPADVKMRVLIVKYGHWHPDYGRYLQRLITEFEDQLQPEDWQAVAFGYWDRQVYKQAALAYEQSPQNSLTAFRAARSLQLSGGKEGAIASYKQMIADYPDAEETATALLKLGELRGFAGLPQLDQALKLATANKETHRVGQILLAKHRVLKEQQSPKAAKVQEQLLKDYGQTEAAAEFRWDAAQKLAEAKNLKAARNWALQVQKENSESELAAPATFWAGKWGERLQQPDAMKEASQSLWKNHPESYYTWRTASLAGWKVGDFSTVRSVQPRVNRPPSKLPLPNGSPALQELYQLGQSQTAYERWQWEFKDRDQRSFEAQLTDGILRVEAGDYLRGMFMILNLYYRAQEEPEQNDLYQQWRQDSRFWQALYPLAYFPEVSKWAKQRNLNSLMVLGLIRQESRFQPEIRSVAGAMGLMQVLPSTAEQTAQQIGLQNYEITDVDDNINLGTAYFDYTHQLYDQNSMLAIASYNAGPGNVAKWLRERPNTSADEFIEAIPFPETNTYVKVVLENYWNYLRLYNPAIAEQLQKQQT